GGTGTGCACCGGCAACATCTGCCGTTCGCCGATGGGCGAGGTTCTGCTTCGCGCGCAGTTGCGCGATGCAGGCGTGCGGGTGCACAGCGCCGGGACGCACGCGCTGGTGGATCATGAGATGACAGAGCAGGCGCAGCAGCTTGCGGTGGCCAGTGGAGCGGATGCTGCCGAGGCCGCCGCGCACCGGGCGCGTCTGCTCACCGTGCAGCACCTGGCCGAGACCGATCTGGTGCTGACCATGGCGCGCGAGCACCGTTCGTACGTGGTGCAGCTGTTGCCCGCGCTGCTGCGCCGCACGTTCACCGTGCGGGAGTTCGCCCGCCTGGCCGCGACGCTGACCGACGACGAGGTTCGTCGTGCCGTGACCGCAGCCGGAACGGATGCCGGTGCGCGCC
Above is a window of Microbacterium suwonense DNA encoding:
- a CDS encoding low molecular weight phosphatase family protein; translated protein: MSDPDGTTRPSLRRADLRRLRDALDHGETPLPASLAADPAARTSPGVHSAPRGTILTVCTGNICRSPMGEVLLRAQLRDAGVRVHSAGTHALVDHEMTEQAQQLAVASGADAAEAAAHRARLLTVQHLAETDLVLTMAREHRSYVVQLLPALLRRTFTVREFARLAATLTDDEVRRAVTAAGTDAGARLRALAELVGGQRGMVPAEPDNDDVIDPYRRSQTTYELSASQLVPAVAEVTRVVRAALG